A window of the Brassica napus cultivar Da-Ae chromosome C5, Da-Ae, whole genome shotgun sequence genome harbors these coding sequences:
- the LOC106435099 gene encoding kunitz trypsin inhibitor 2-like yields MGNNKPLSFFTLFLLVSAVAVSAEDEVEPAKDTNGNPLKSQTQYFIQPGSDKKGGGLVPASTDLTHLCPLGIVQTLLPFQPGLPVNFSNPSSQNDDVLTTNTDLVIEFQSPIWLCPSSKIWKVDTSSSSDKNYVTTGGSSSTRESFFRIQKYGNDERTYKLVHYESDSVIKGIGATTGFFGAPILVLEGDNDDNNVFPVKFREVDTSTENVFAKGLRMFPTF; encoded by the coding sequence ATGGGTAACAATAAGCCATTGTCATTCTTCACTTTGTTCCTTCTCGTATCAGCTGTTGCAGTATCGGCTGAAGATGAAGTGGAACCCGCCAAGGACACAAATGGAAACCCACTCAAGAGTCAAACCCAGTACTTCATCCAACCAGGTTCAGACAAGAAAGGAGGCGGTCTTGTCCCAGCAAGCACTGACCTAACTCACTTGTGTCCATTAGGTATTGTCCAAACACTCCTTCCATTTCAGCCAGGCCTTCCTGTAAATTTCTCCAATCCGTCTTCCCAAAATGATGATGTATTGACAACAAACACCGATCTAGTTATCGAATTCCAGTCTCCGATATGGCTCTGCCCTTCTTCAAAGATATGGAAAGTCGATACCTCCTCAAGTTCTGACAAGAACTATGTAACCACTGGTGGTAGCTCCAGCACGAGAGAGAGCTTTTTCAGGATTCAGAAATATGGAAACGATGAAAGGACTTACAAGCTAGTTCACTACGAGAGTGACTCGGTTATAAAAGGTATTGGTGCGACCACCGGGTTTTTCGGAGCACCCATTCTTgttcttgaaggtgataatgaTGATAATAATGTTTTCCCTGTTAAGTTCCGTGAGGTTGACACATCCACAGAGAATGTGTTCGCGAAGGGTCTTAGGATGTTCCCTACTTTCTAA